In Arsenophonus sp. aPb, one DNA window encodes the following:
- the flhD gene encoding flagellar transcriptional regulator FlhD, whose translation MNTADLLKQIYDINLSYLLLAQRLIKEEKASAMFRLGITEETADSLISLTLPKLVKLAETNQLICNFRFNNSETIEQLTKESRVDDLQQIHTGILLSTHLFQQLSENDKSIKRRA comes from the coding sequence ATGAACACAGCAGATTTATTGAAGCAAATTTACGATATTAATCTTTCTTATTTATTACTTGCACAACGTCTTATCAAGGAAGAAAAAGCTTCCGCTATGTTTCGATTAGGTATTACCGAAGAAACAGCAGATTCATTGATCAGTTTGACATTACCAAAGTTAGTTAAATTAGCAGAGACTAACCAATTAATCTGTAATTTTAGATTTAATAATAGCGAAACGATTGAACAATTAACTAAAGAGTCTCGAGTTGATGATCTCCAACAAATTCATACTGGAATTTTGTTATCAACTCATTTGTTCCAACAATTATCGGAAAATGATAAATCGATAAAAAGAAGGGCATAA
- the dsrB gene encoding protein DsrB — translation MKINDSVLVKTDGELMREGIIRLIEPFNEGIMYLIELPEYPTGIWFFNESTAGAGTYVMPKCE, via the coding sequence ATGAAGATCAATGATAGCGTTTTAGTAAAAACTGATGGTGAGCTGATGCGGGAAGGTATTATTCGCTTAATAGAGCCTTTTAATGAGGGAATAATGTATTTAATTGAGTTACCTGAATATCCTACAGGTATTTGGTTTTTTAATGAGAGCACGGCAGGCGCGGGGACTTATGTGATGCCAAAATGTGAATAA
- the cspE gene encoding transcription antiterminator/RNA stability regulator CspE, which translates to MSDKMKGQVKWFNESKGFGFITPSDGSKDVFVHFSAIQGNGFKTLAEGQNVEFTIEDGSKGPAAANVTAL; encoded by the coding sequence ATGTCTGACAAAATGAAGGGTCAAGTGAAGTGGTTTAACGAATCTAAAGGCTTTGGTTTCATCACTCCTTCTGATGGTAGCAAAGATGTATTCGTTCACTTCTCTGCCATTCAAGGAAATGGATTCAAAACCCTGGCTGAAGGGCAAAATGTAGAATTTACCATTGAAGATGGTTCGAAAGGCCCAGCTGCAGCGAATGTAACTGCTCTTTAA
- the flhC gene encoding flagellar transcriptional regulator FlhC, translated as MASKSIVQEAKDIHLAIDLINLGARLQMLESETQLSRERLIKLYKELRGNPPPKGMLPFSTDWFMTWEQNIHSSMFYNAYRFLLTSGHYRGINAVVQAYRLYLEQCGTEPSNPPILALTRAWTLVRFVDSGMLQSSTCRCCGGTFITHAHQPVNSFACSLCQPPSRAIKKRKHSCQFADIHPQVLGQIQ; from the coding sequence ATGGCGAGTAAAAGTATTGTTCAAGAAGCAAAAGATATTCATTTAGCTATAGATTTAATTAATTTAGGTGCACGTCTTCAAATGTTGGAAAGTGAAACTCAACTAAGCCGAGAGAGATTAATTAAATTATATAAGGAATTACGGGGCAATCCACCACCTAAGGGTATGTTGCCATTCTCAACCGACTGGTTTATGACTTGGGAACAAAATATTCACTCTTCTATGTTTTATAATGCTTATCGCTTTTTATTAACTAGTGGTCATTATAGAGGAATAAATGCCGTCGTACAGGCTTATCGTTTGTATCTGGAACAATGCGGCACCGAGCCAAGTAACCCGCCCATACTTGCTTTGACAAGGGCCTGGACGTTAGTTCGGTTTGTTGATAGTGGCATGTTGCAATCATCAACTTGTCGCTGCTGTGGTGGAACTTTTATTACCCATGCTCATCAACCGGTGAACAGTTTTGCCTGTAGTTTATGCCAGCCACCTTCAAGGGCGATTAAAAAACGTAAACATTCTTGTCAATTTGCCGATATTCATCCTCAAGTATTGGGGCAAATTCAGTAG
- a CDS encoding YlaC family protein produces MDMIKVILSENLCQINKQQNRNNKPYLNWQFITTHPYLCIGMVIAYLLAAILIYYTPYFGLYWTIGFTLFFLLLAAALLFDIKPTYRFKDIGILDLRVCYNGEWFVTEKVSDAAINKILTEPTINDAIKTELKHLIKQKSKITFYDIYLLAYSPNSLKNHS; encoded by the coding sequence ATGGATATGATAAAAGTAATTCTGAGTGAAAATCTCTGCCAAATAAATAAACAGCAAAACCGTAATAATAAACCTTATTTAAATTGGCAGTTCATTACTACCCATCCCTACCTTTGTATAGGAATGGTCATTGCTTACTTGCTGGCAGCGATTCTAATCTATTATACACCCTACTTTGGTTTATACTGGACAATCGGTTTCACACTATTTTTCCTGCTGTTGGCCGCTGCATTGCTGTTTGATATCAAACCAACATACCGCTTTAAGGATATTGGAATACTGGATTTACGCGTCTGTTATAATGGTGAATGGTTTGTTACTGAAAAAGTATCAGATGCAGCTATTAACAAAATACTTACTGAACCAACTATCAATGATGCCATCAAAACTGAGCTAAAGCATCTTATCAAACAAAAAAGCAAAATAACATTTTATGATATATATCTACTTGCCTATTCGCCTAATTCATTAAAAAACCACTCATAA
- the pyrC gene encoding dihydroorotase — MTQITTTIKIRRPDDWHVHFRDDDILKLVVPYTSRFFGRAIVMPNLVPPITEINQAKSYRERILNATPVEHPFTPLMTCYLTDTTDAKKVEEGFKQEVFTACKLYPANATTNSKYGISKIENIYSVFAIMEKIGMPLLVHGEVTSSDIDIFDREAYFIDQTLEPIRKNFPGLKIVFEHITTKEAVQYVLTGNDNLAATITPQHLMFNRNHMLVGGIKPHLYCLPVLKRDIHQKALREAITTNCQRFFLGTDSAPHIQNRKESACGCAGVFNAPTALAAYASVFDEMNALENFEAFCSLNGAKFYGLPVNEGFIELKRKKNIIADKISQGENHLIPFLANEDANWEINVL; from the coding sequence ATGACCCAAATCACGACAACTATTAAAATTCGCCGCCCAGACGACTGGCATGTTCATTTTAGAGATGATGATATATTAAAACTTGTAGTGCCTTATACTAGCCGATTTTTTGGCCGAGCAATTGTTATGCCAAACTTGGTACCGCCAATTACTGAAATTAATCAAGCAAAATCTTATCGAGAAAGGATTCTGAATGCGACTCCTGTAGAACATCCATTTACACCATTAATGACCTGCTACCTAACGGATACCACTGACGCAAAAAAAGTTGAAGAAGGCTTTAAGCAAGAAGTATTTACAGCCTGTAAACTTTATCCAGCCAACGCAACAACTAACTCTAAATACGGGATATCAAAGATAGAAAATATCTATTCCGTTTTTGCCATAATGGAAAAAATAGGTATGCCACTATTAGTTCACGGCGAAGTCACAAGCAGTGACATTGATATTTTTGATCGTGAAGCCTATTTTATTGATCAAACGTTAGAGCCTATTAGAAAAAATTTTCCTGGTCTAAAAATTGTGTTTGAACACATTACCACTAAAGAGGCCGTTCAATATGTGCTTACTGGTAATGACAACCTGGCTGCTACCATCACACCACAACATTTAATGTTTAATAGAAATCATATGTTAGTTGGTGGCATCAAACCTCATTTATATTGTTTACCTGTTCTAAAGCGCGACATCCATCAAAAAGCATTACGTGAGGCAATAACAACGAATTGTCAACGCTTTTTCCTTGGAACAGATAGTGCCCCCCATATCCAAAATAGAAAAGAGTCTGCTTGTGGCTGCGCTGGTGTTTTTAATGCGCCTACTGCCCTTGCAGCTTATGCTAGTGTTTTTGATGAAATGAATGCACTGGAAAACTTTGAAGCATTTTGTTCATTAAACGGCGCCAAATTTTATGGCTTACCCGTTAATGAAGGCTTTATTGAGCTTAAACGTAAAAAAAATATTATTGCTGACAAAATTTCCCAAGGTG